A genomic region of Oryza glaberrima chromosome 1, OglaRS2, whole genome shotgun sequence contains the following coding sequences:
- the LOC127776766 gene encoding SAC3 family protein A-like isoform X1 translates to MAAQGGEAAAGSDAKPTAGTGMEQPSPSPYQPSASDHHLWSSSTGAPWNYSMNNSNQNTVYYDPQRDVSVPGSTENVTSGATHVVQSAMGITGATDSYAPYSNSVQPGYNAPQYPNYYYNCPQSTNESSVQQGVDQSSGAAYQPLTSFQNSGSYVGPTSNTYYNAGAHQTAPGYATSNNYYQSNSWTGGSSGDNHVQSYQSYTPSDTNAAQSSSSLPNNSYHYHQQYNQWPYYYDQSAPSSGGPAVAVSSVSDANTASVSSGYVYPSTQPPPPGTTWRSDAGATAVPPPQAPGTPVFQNQHVNQAAGPPGYQNQYVNQAPGTPGFQNQYVNQAPAVPGFQNQYANLAPTYQPGTTYYSQLPLSNQADQQKASRWQGPISNVSSVNHVSESSQPTFQGSATSDALRVNKIQIPTNPRIAPTLPMAMPKVEKRNLEADSSKKPAYVSVAVQKNDVKAAQDGHEAVTQGSIPVSLRTYVGRNVSRCKDDAQRSAVQNILKEIITKATADGILHTKNWDIEPLVPLPENITSTNLTSSAKDLSPFSFSTSRRSPSRRAKSRWEPVVEEKVANKVELISKESAKTNTYNSSETTKRAGRSWDIGKFLQSRQAPLSQYNQRPSKKKRIGGNSSLTENGNVSSDSDKEQDLTKYYANAITIANSPEEKKRREHRSKRFERSQGAASSKSRSSVPDKDGTSNTYARRSMPMLLSRSNGDDVSFAVEDLDWDALTVKGTCQEIEKRYLRLTSAPDPATVRPEDVLEKALHMVETSQKNYLYKCDQLKSIRQDLTVQRIQNELTVMVYETHARLALQAGDLPEFNQCQSQLKRLYAEGIKGCHFEFSAYNLLCVMLHSNNKRDLLSSMASLPKEAKQDRTVKHALAVHSAVSSGNYVLFFKLYKTAPDLNSCLMDLYVERMRFEAIKCISKSYRPTLPVKYAAQVLGFMAIDEVCEAKRADGLEECEEWLKAHGAVLSVDNNNGELQIDTKVSSTSLYMPEPDNAVSHGDASLAVDDFLARTS, encoded by the exons GGCACAGGCATGGAGCAGCCAAGTCCATCTCCATATCAACCTTCAGCTTCTGATCATCATTTGTGGTCTTCTTCGACTGGTGCTCCCTGGAACTATTCAATGAATAACTCTAACCAAAACACAGTTTATTATGACCCACAAAGGGATGTGTCAGTTCCAGGATCTACTGAAAATGTGACAAGTGGTGCAACTCATGTGGTCCAATCAGCTATGGGCATTACTGGTGCAACTGATTCTTATGCACCTTACTCGAATTCTGTTCAACCCGGTTACAATGCTCCACAGTATCCAAACTATTACTATAACTGTCCACAAAGTACAAATGAATCTTCTGTTCAACAAGGAGTAGATCAAAGTTCAGGTGCTGCTTATCAGCCTCTTACTTCATTTCAGAATTCAGGATCTTATGTCGGTCCTACAAGTAACACATATTATAATGCTGGTGCTCATCAGACTGCACCGGGATATGCTACCAGCAACAATTATTATCAAAGCAATTCCTGGACTGGCGGAAGTTCTGGAGATAATCATGTACAATCATATCAGAGCTATACTCCATCAGATACTAATGCAGCCCAGAGTTCTAGTTCACTACCCAACAATTCTTACCATTATCATCAGCAGTATAATCAATGGCCTTATTATTATGATCAGTCCGCACCAAGTTCTGGTGGTCCTGCAGTTGCTGTCAGCAGTGTTTCTGATGCAAACACTGCCAGCGTCAGTTCTGGTTATGTTTATCCGAGCACCCAACCACCTCCACCAGGCACTACATGGAGAAGTGATGCTGGTGCAACTGCTGTCCCTCCCCCGCAG GCACCAGGAACCCCAGTGTTTCAAAATCAGCATGTCAACCAGGCAGCAGGTCCCCCAGGGTATCAAAACCAGTATGTCAACCAGGCTCCAGGCACCCCAGGATTCCAAAACCAGTATGTTAACCAGGCACCAGCTGTCCCAGGATTTCAGAACCAGTATGCTAACCTAGCACCAACATATCAACCGGGCACTACATACTATAGTCAGTTACCACTAAGTAACCAAGCAGATCAACAGAAGGCTTCACGTTGGCAGGGTCCAATTTCAAACGTTTCTTCAGTCAATCATGTTTCTGAAAGTTCTCAACCAACTTTTCAGGGTTCTGCGACATCAGATGCTCTCAGGGTAAACAAAATCCAGATCCCAACAAATCCTCGAATAGCTCCAACTCTTCCTATGGCAATGCCCAAAGTAGAGAAGAGAAATTTAGAAGCTGATTCATCAAAAAAGCCTGCATATGTTAGTGTCGCAGTGCAAAAGAATGATGTGAAAGCAGCTCAAGATGGTCACGAAGCTGTAACGCAG GGATCAATCCCTGTTTCGCTTCGTACTTATGTTGGGCGGAATGTTTCCCGTTGCAAGGATGATGCCCAGAGGTCTGCCGTGCAGAACATCTTGAAAGAG ATAATCACCAAGGCAACTGCTGATGGTATCCTTCATACTAAGAACTGGGACATTGAGCCACTGGTTCCTTTGCCAGAAAACATTACAAGCACAAATTTGACAAG CTCTGCAAAGGATTTGAGCCCCTTCTCCTTCTCAACTTCTAGGAGGAGCCCTAGTAGACGTGCAAAAAGCAGGTGGGAACCTGTTGTAGAAGAAAAGGTTGCAAATAAGGTGGAATTGATTTCCAAAGAATCAGCAAAGACCAATACCTACAATAGTTCAGAAACAACTAAAAGAGCG GGTAGAAGTTGGGATATTGGGAAGTTTCTCCAATCCCGTCAGGCTCCTTTAAGTCAATATAATCAGAGACCTAGTAAAAAGAAGCGGATTGGTGGTAACTCAAGTCTAACTGAAAATGGAAATGTTTCAAGTGACAGTGATAAGGAGCAGGATCTGACAAAATATTATGCTAATGCAATCACAATAGCAAATTCACCAGAGGAGAAGAAACGCCGGGAGCATAGATCCAAGCGTTTTGAACGTAGTCAGGGTGCTGCATCCTCAAAATCTAGGAGCTCTGTTCCAGATAAGGACGGAACATCCAATACATATGCTAGGAGATCTATGCCAATGCTTCTTAGCAGAAGTAATGGAGATGATGTTAGCTTCGCTGTGGAGGATTTGGATTGGGATGCACTGACTGTCAAGGGAACatgtcaggaaattgagaaaagaTACCTTCGTCTTACATCAGCACCTGATCCTGCCACA GTAAGGCCAGAAGATGTTTTAGAGAAAGCTCTTCATATGGTTGAAACATCTCAGAAGAATTATCTGTATAAATGTGACCAACTAAAATCAATTCGGCAAGATCTTACTGTTCAGAGGATTCAGAACGAGCTGACTGTCATG gtttatGAAACTCATGCACGCTTAGCACTTCAAGCTGGAGATTTACCTGAATTCAATCAG TGCCAATCGCAACTGAAGAGATTATATGCAGAAGGAATCAAAGGCTGTCATTTCGAATTCTCTGCTTACAACTTGTTGTGTGTCATGTTACACTCTAATAACAAAAGAGACTTGCTTTCTTCAATGGCAAG CTTGCCAAAGGAAGCCAAGCAAGACAGAACTGTCAAACATGCTCTTGCAGTTCATTCCGCTGTTTCATCTGGAAACTAtgttctatttttcaaattataCAAGACCGCACCTGACTTGAATTCTTGTCTTATGG ATCTCTATGTTGAACGGATGCGCTTTGAGGCTATAAAATGCATATCTAAATCATATCGCCCAACTTTACCTGTAAAATATGCTGCACAAGTTTTGGGATTCATGGCAATTGACGAAGTTTGTGAAGCTAAAAGAGCTGATGGATTGGAAGAATGTGAAGAATGGTTAAAAGCGCATGGTGCTGTTCTTTCAGTAGATAACAATAACGGAGAATTGCAGATAGACACAAAG GTTTCTTCTACTTCCCTATACATGCCGGAACCTGATAATGCTGTTTCACATGGTGATGCATCACTTGCTGTGGATGATTTTTTGGCACGAACATCATAG
- the LOC127776766 gene encoding SAC3 family protein A-like isoform X2, giving the protein MPSAYSGTGMEQPSPSPYQPSASDHHLWSSSTGAPWNYSMNNSNQNTVYYDPQRDVSVPGSTENVTSGATHVVQSAMGITGATDSYAPYSNSVQPGYNAPQYPNYYYNCPQSTNESSVQQGVDQSSGAAYQPLTSFQNSGSYVGPTSNTYYNAGAHQTAPGYATSNNYYQSNSWTGGSSGDNHVQSYQSYTPSDTNAAQSSSSLPNNSYHYHQQYNQWPYYYDQSAPSSGGPAVAVSSVSDANTASVSSGYVYPSTQPPPPGTTWRSDAGATAVPPPQAPGTPVFQNQHVNQAAGPPGYQNQYVNQAPGTPGFQNQYVNQAPAVPGFQNQYANLAPTYQPGTTYYSQLPLSNQADQQKASRWQGPISNVSSVNHVSESSQPTFQGSATSDALRVNKIQIPTNPRIAPTLPMAMPKVEKRNLEADSSKKPAYVSVAVQKNDVKAAQDGHEAVTQGSIPVSLRTYVGRNVSRCKDDAQRSAVQNILKEIITKATADGILHTKNWDIEPLVPLPENITSTNLTSSAKDLSPFSFSTSRRSPSRRAKSRWEPVVEEKVANKVELISKESAKTNTYNSSETTKRAGRSWDIGKFLQSRQAPLSQYNQRPSKKKRIGGNSSLTENGNVSSDSDKEQDLTKYYANAITIANSPEEKKRREHRSKRFERSQGAASSKSRSSVPDKDGTSNTYARRSMPMLLSRSNGDDVSFAVEDLDWDALTVKGTCQEIEKRYLRLTSAPDPATVRPEDVLEKALHMVETSQKNYLYKCDQLKSIRQDLTVQRIQNELTVMVYETHARLALQAGDLPEFNQCQSQLKRLYAEGIKGCHFEFSAYNLLCVMLHSNNKRDLLSSMASLPKEAKQDRTVKHALAVHSAVSSGNYVLFFKLYKTAPDLNSCLMDLYVERMRFEAIKCISKSYRPTLPVKYAAQVLGFMAIDEVCEAKRADGLEECEEWLKAHGAVLSVDNNNGELQIDTKVSSTSLYMPEPDNAVSHGDASLAVDDFLARTS; this is encoded by the exons GGCACAGGCATGGAGCAGCCAAGTCCATCTCCATATCAACCTTCAGCTTCTGATCATCATTTGTGGTCTTCTTCGACTGGTGCTCCCTGGAACTATTCAATGAATAACTCTAACCAAAACACAGTTTATTATGACCCACAAAGGGATGTGTCAGTTCCAGGATCTACTGAAAATGTGACAAGTGGTGCAACTCATGTGGTCCAATCAGCTATGGGCATTACTGGTGCAACTGATTCTTATGCACCTTACTCGAATTCTGTTCAACCCGGTTACAATGCTCCACAGTATCCAAACTATTACTATAACTGTCCACAAAGTACAAATGAATCTTCTGTTCAACAAGGAGTAGATCAAAGTTCAGGTGCTGCTTATCAGCCTCTTACTTCATTTCAGAATTCAGGATCTTATGTCGGTCCTACAAGTAACACATATTATAATGCTGGTGCTCATCAGACTGCACCGGGATATGCTACCAGCAACAATTATTATCAAAGCAATTCCTGGACTGGCGGAAGTTCTGGAGATAATCATGTACAATCATATCAGAGCTATACTCCATCAGATACTAATGCAGCCCAGAGTTCTAGTTCACTACCCAACAATTCTTACCATTATCATCAGCAGTATAATCAATGGCCTTATTATTATGATCAGTCCGCACCAAGTTCTGGTGGTCCTGCAGTTGCTGTCAGCAGTGTTTCTGATGCAAACACTGCCAGCGTCAGTTCTGGTTATGTTTATCCGAGCACCCAACCACCTCCACCAGGCACTACATGGAGAAGTGATGCTGGTGCAACTGCTGTCCCTCCCCCGCAG GCACCAGGAACCCCAGTGTTTCAAAATCAGCATGTCAACCAGGCAGCAGGTCCCCCAGGGTATCAAAACCAGTATGTCAACCAGGCTCCAGGCACCCCAGGATTCCAAAACCAGTATGTTAACCAGGCACCAGCTGTCCCAGGATTTCAGAACCAGTATGCTAACCTAGCACCAACATATCAACCGGGCACTACATACTATAGTCAGTTACCACTAAGTAACCAAGCAGATCAACAGAAGGCTTCACGTTGGCAGGGTCCAATTTCAAACGTTTCTTCAGTCAATCATGTTTCTGAAAGTTCTCAACCAACTTTTCAGGGTTCTGCGACATCAGATGCTCTCAGGGTAAACAAAATCCAGATCCCAACAAATCCTCGAATAGCTCCAACTCTTCCTATGGCAATGCCCAAAGTAGAGAAGAGAAATTTAGAAGCTGATTCATCAAAAAAGCCTGCATATGTTAGTGTCGCAGTGCAAAAGAATGATGTGAAAGCAGCTCAAGATGGTCACGAAGCTGTAACGCAG GGATCAATCCCTGTTTCGCTTCGTACTTATGTTGGGCGGAATGTTTCCCGTTGCAAGGATGATGCCCAGAGGTCTGCCGTGCAGAACATCTTGAAAGAG ATAATCACCAAGGCAACTGCTGATGGTATCCTTCATACTAAGAACTGGGACATTGAGCCACTGGTTCCTTTGCCAGAAAACATTACAAGCACAAATTTGACAAG CTCTGCAAAGGATTTGAGCCCCTTCTCCTTCTCAACTTCTAGGAGGAGCCCTAGTAGACGTGCAAAAAGCAGGTGGGAACCTGTTGTAGAAGAAAAGGTTGCAAATAAGGTGGAATTGATTTCCAAAGAATCAGCAAAGACCAATACCTACAATAGTTCAGAAACAACTAAAAGAGCG GGTAGAAGTTGGGATATTGGGAAGTTTCTCCAATCCCGTCAGGCTCCTTTAAGTCAATATAATCAGAGACCTAGTAAAAAGAAGCGGATTGGTGGTAACTCAAGTCTAACTGAAAATGGAAATGTTTCAAGTGACAGTGATAAGGAGCAGGATCTGACAAAATATTATGCTAATGCAATCACAATAGCAAATTCACCAGAGGAGAAGAAACGCCGGGAGCATAGATCCAAGCGTTTTGAACGTAGTCAGGGTGCTGCATCCTCAAAATCTAGGAGCTCTGTTCCAGATAAGGACGGAACATCCAATACATATGCTAGGAGATCTATGCCAATGCTTCTTAGCAGAAGTAATGGAGATGATGTTAGCTTCGCTGTGGAGGATTTGGATTGGGATGCACTGACTGTCAAGGGAACatgtcaggaaattgagaaaagaTACCTTCGTCTTACATCAGCACCTGATCCTGCCACA GTAAGGCCAGAAGATGTTTTAGAGAAAGCTCTTCATATGGTTGAAACATCTCAGAAGAATTATCTGTATAAATGTGACCAACTAAAATCAATTCGGCAAGATCTTACTGTTCAGAGGATTCAGAACGAGCTGACTGTCATG gtttatGAAACTCATGCACGCTTAGCACTTCAAGCTGGAGATTTACCTGAATTCAATCAG TGCCAATCGCAACTGAAGAGATTATATGCAGAAGGAATCAAAGGCTGTCATTTCGAATTCTCTGCTTACAACTTGTTGTGTGTCATGTTACACTCTAATAACAAAAGAGACTTGCTTTCTTCAATGGCAAG CTTGCCAAAGGAAGCCAAGCAAGACAGAACTGTCAAACATGCTCTTGCAGTTCATTCCGCTGTTTCATCTGGAAACTAtgttctatttttcaaattataCAAGACCGCACCTGACTTGAATTCTTGTCTTATGG ATCTCTATGTTGAACGGATGCGCTTTGAGGCTATAAAATGCATATCTAAATCATATCGCCCAACTTTACCTGTAAAATATGCTGCACAAGTTTTGGGATTCATGGCAATTGACGAAGTTTGTGAAGCTAAAAGAGCTGATGGATTGGAAGAATGTGAAGAATGGTTAAAAGCGCATGGTGCTGTTCTTTCAGTAGATAACAATAACGGAGAATTGCAGATAGACACAAAG GTTTCTTCTACTTCCCTATACATGCCGGAACCTGATAATGCTGTTTCACATGGTGATGCATCACTTGCTGTGGATGATTTTTTGGCACGAACATCATAG
- the LOC127776766 gene encoding SAC3 family protein A-like isoform X3 encodes MEQPSPSPYQPSASDHHLWSSSTGAPWNYSMNNSNQNTVYYDPQRDVSVPGSTENVTSGATHVVQSAMGITGATDSYAPYSNSVQPGYNAPQYPNYYYNCPQSTNESSVQQGVDQSSGAAYQPLTSFQNSGSYVGPTSNTYYNAGAHQTAPGYATSNNYYQSNSWTGGSSGDNHVQSYQSYTPSDTNAAQSSSSLPNNSYHYHQQYNQWPYYYDQSAPSSGGPAVAVSSVSDANTASVSSGYVYPSTQPPPPGTTWRSDAGATAVPPPQAPGTPVFQNQHVNQAAGPPGYQNQYVNQAPGTPGFQNQYVNQAPAVPGFQNQYANLAPTYQPGTTYYSQLPLSNQADQQKASRWQGPISNVSSVNHVSESSQPTFQGSATSDALRVNKIQIPTNPRIAPTLPMAMPKVEKRNLEADSSKKPAYVSVAVQKNDVKAAQDGHEAVTQGSIPVSLRTYVGRNVSRCKDDAQRSAVQNILKEIITKATADGILHTKNWDIEPLVPLPENITSTNLTSSAKDLSPFSFSTSRRSPSRRAKSRWEPVVEEKVANKVELISKESAKTNTYNSSETTKRAGRSWDIGKFLQSRQAPLSQYNQRPSKKKRIGGNSSLTENGNVSSDSDKEQDLTKYYANAITIANSPEEKKRREHRSKRFERSQGAASSKSRSSVPDKDGTSNTYARRSMPMLLSRSNGDDVSFAVEDLDWDALTVKGTCQEIEKRYLRLTSAPDPATVRPEDVLEKALHMVETSQKNYLYKCDQLKSIRQDLTVQRIQNELTVMVYETHARLALQAGDLPEFNQCQSQLKRLYAEGIKGCHFEFSAYNLLCVMLHSNNKRDLLSSMASLPKEAKQDRTVKHALAVHSAVSSGNYVLFFKLYKTAPDLNSCLMDLYVERMRFEAIKCISKSYRPTLPVKYAAQVLGFMAIDEVCEAKRADGLEECEEWLKAHGAVLSVDNNNGELQIDTKVSSTSLYMPEPDNAVSHGDASLAVDDFLARTS; translated from the exons ATGGAGCAGCCAAGTCCATCTCCATATCAACCTTCAGCTTCTGATCATCATTTGTGGTCTTCTTCGACTGGTGCTCCCTGGAACTATTCAATGAATAACTCTAACCAAAACACAGTTTATTATGACCCACAAAGGGATGTGTCAGTTCCAGGATCTACTGAAAATGTGACAAGTGGTGCAACTCATGTGGTCCAATCAGCTATGGGCATTACTGGTGCAACTGATTCTTATGCACCTTACTCGAATTCTGTTCAACCCGGTTACAATGCTCCACAGTATCCAAACTATTACTATAACTGTCCACAAAGTACAAATGAATCTTCTGTTCAACAAGGAGTAGATCAAAGTTCAGGTGCTGCTTATCAGCCTCTTACTTCATTTCAGAATTCAGGATCTTATGTCGGTCCTACAAGTAACACATATTATAATGCTGGTGCTCATCAGACTGCACCGGGATATGCTACCAGCAACAATTATTATCAAAGCAATTCCTGGACTGGCGGAAGTTCTGGAGATAATCATGTACAATCATATCAGAGCTATACTCCATCAGATACTAATGCAGCCCAGAGTTCTAGTTCACTACCCAACAATTCTTACCATTATCATCAGCAGTATAATCAATGGCCTTATTATTATGATCAGTCCGCACCAAGTTCTGGTGGTCCTGCAGTTGCTGTCAGCAGTGTTTCTGATGCAAACACTGCCAGCGTCAGTTCTGGTTATGTTTATCCGAGCACCCAACCACCTCCACCAGGCACTACATGGAGAAGTGATGCTGGTGCAACTGCTGTCCCTCCCCCGCAG GCACCAGGAACCCCAGTGTTTCAAAATCAGCATGTCAACCAGGCAGCAGGTCCCCCAGGGTATCAAAACCAGTATGTCAACCAGGCTCCAGGCACCCCAGGATTCCAAAACCAGTATGTTAACCAGGCACCAGCTGTCCCAGGATTTCAGAACCAGTATGCTAACCTAGCACCAACATATCAACCGGGCACTACATACTATAGTCAGTTACCACTAAGTAACCAAGCAGATCAACAGAAGGCTTCACGTTGGCAGGGTCCAATTTCAAACGTTTCTTCAGTCAATCATGTTTCTGAAAGTTCTCAACCAACTTTTCAGGGTTCTGCGACATCAGATGCTCTCAGGGTAAACAAAATCCAGATCCCAACAAATCCTCGAATAGCTCCAACTCTTCCTATGGCAATGCCCAAAGTAGAGAAGAGAAATTTAGAAGCTGATTCATCAAAAAAGCCTGCATATGTTAGTGTCGCAGTGCAAAAGAATGATGTGAAAGCAGCTCAAGATGGTCACGAAGCTGTAACGCAG GGATCAATCCCTGTTTCGCTTCGTACTTATGTTGGGCGGAATGTTTCCCGTTGCAAGGATGATGCCCAGAGGTCTGCCGTGCAGAACATCTTGAAAGAG ATAATCACCAAGGCAACTGCTGATGGTATCCTTCATACTAAGAACTGGGACATTGAGCCACTGGTTCCTTTGCCAGAAAACATTACAAGCACAAATTTGACAAG CTCTGCAAAGGATTTGAGCCCCTTCTCCTTCTCAACTTCTAGGAGGAGCCCTAGTAGACGTGCAAAAAGCAGGTGGGAACCTGTTGTAGAAGAAAAGGTTGCAAATAAGGTGGAATTGATTTCCAAAGAATCAGCAAAGACCAATACCTACAATAGTTCAGAAACAACTAAAAGAGCG GGTAGAAGTTGGGATATTGGGAAGTTTCTCCAATCCCGTCAGGCTCCTTTAAGTCAATATAATCAGAGACCTAGTAAAAAGAAGCGGATTGGTGGTAACTCAAGTCTAACTGAAAATGGAAATGTTTCAAGTGACAGTGATAAGGAGCAGGATCTGACAAAATATTATGCTAATGCAATCACAATAGCAAATTCACCAGAGGAGAAGAAACGCCGGGAGCATAGATCCAAGCGTTTTGAACGTAGTCAGGGTGCTGCATCCTCAAAATCTAGGAGCTCTGTTCCAGATAAGGACGGAACATCCAATACATATGCTAGGAGATCTATGCCAATGCTTCTTAGCAGAAGTAATGGAGATGATGTTAGCTTCGCTGTGGAGGATTTGGATTGGGATGCACTGACTGTCAAGGGAACatgtcaggaaattgagaaaagaTACCTTCGTCTTACATCAGCACCTGATCCTGCCACA GTAAGGCCAGAAGATGTTTTAGAGAAAGCTCTTCATATGGTTGAAACATCTCAGAAGAATTATCTGTATAAATGTGACCAACTAAAATCAATTCGGCAAGATCTTACTGTTCAGAGGATTCAGAACGAGCTGACTGTCATG gtttatGAAACTCATGCACGCTTAGCACTTCAAGCTGGAGATTTACCTGAATTCAATCAG TGCCAATCGCAACTGAAGAGATTATATGCAGAAGGAATCAAAGGCTGTCATTTCGAATTCTCTGCTTACAACTTGTTGTGTGTCATGTTACACTCTAATAACAAAAGAGACTTGCTTTCTTCAATGGCAAG CTTGCCAAAGGAAGCCAAGCAAGACAGAACTGTCAAACATGCTCTTGCAGTTCATTCCGCTGTTTCATCTGGAAACTAtgttctatttttcaaattataCAAGACCGCACCTGACTTGAATTCTTGTCTTATGG ATCTCTATGTTGAACGGATGCGCTTTGAGGCTATAAAATGCATATCTAAATCATATCGCCCAACTTTACCTGTAAAATATGCTGCACAAGTTTTGGGATTCATGGCAATTGACGAAGTTTGTGAAGCTAAAAGAGCTGATGGATTGGAAGAATGTGAAGAATGGTTAAAAGCGCATGGTGCTGTTCTTTCAGTAGATAACAATAACGGAGAATTGCAGATAGACACAAAG GTTTCTTCTACTTCCCTATACATGCCGGAACCTGATAATGCTGTTTCACATGGTGATGCATCACTTGCTGTGGATGATTTTTTGGCACGAACATCATAG